Genomic segment of Panthera leo isolate Ple1 chromosome B2, P.leo_Ple1_pat1.1, whole genome shotgun sequence:
tgggctgatggctcagagcctggagcctgcttccgattctgtgtctccctctctctctgcccctccccgttcatgctctgtctctctctgtctcaaaaataaataaaaacgttaaaaaaaaaataaaacaaaaaagaataaaagtagttGATAGAGTCTTTAGGATTGTTTAAAAATAGTCTCATgaggttaaaataataataataataataataataataataataataaaagtctcatgaggggcgcctgggtggctcagtcggttaagcgtccgacttcagctcaggtcatgatctcacggtttgtgagttcgaggcccacatcggcctctgtgctgacagctcagaacctggagcctgcttcagattctgcgtctctgtctctctgcccctcccccactcgtgctctatttctctgtgtctcaaaattaaataagcattaaaaaaaatagtctcatgAAAAAACAAATGTTCTATACCAGAAAGATGTTGGTTTTGGAATAAATTGgtatgttcactttttaaaactagGCCAATAACTTTatcttcctgctttatttttgcaGCCCTGCCAAGCCCAAACATGTGGAACTAAATCTTAAAACCCCTAAGAATCCTGACAGCTTGGGAAATGAGCATAATCCATTTAGCCAGCCAGTTCATAAAGGAAACACTGCCAACAAAATCTCCTTGTTTGAAAACAAACGGGCAAACAGTAGTCCAAGACATGCTGACATTCGAGGCACAAGGAACACTCCTGCCTCTAATAAAACATTTGTCGGGAGGGCGAAGCTGAACTTAGCCAAAAAAGCCAAGGAAATGGAGCAATCCGAAAAGAAAGTAATGCCAAGTAGTCACCAGAATGGTATGCGGGTGAAGGAAACCTCTGCAGAATCCAAAGTTACTGAAGAGGAGATTGTACCAGCAGCCGGGAGCCCCGGTGCAGGAGGATCAGAAGGCGAGCCCGCCGAGGGTCAAGCTCTTGGTTGTCCGCTTACCCAAGGTGATAGAGCAGATGTGCAAACAGATGCTGGCTGCCCTTCCGAAGCAGTGGTTACTGCTCTGATTCCTGTTAAGGACCACAAGCTCTTAGGAGAGGATGACTCAAAGCCTGCAGACAGCAAAAGACTTGTACTCAAAAATATGACTGATCCAGCAGAAGACATTCCCGCCCTTCTTGATACCAAAGAGTCCCCTCTAACAGCCGGACCAAAGCCCCAGGATACGTTTTCTGACTCACAGCCCCCAGCTGAGTCATCTAACGGGCTTTCTCTTTCACAGCCTGCACCCAAAGACACATGTGTTGAAGCTACCACGAGCAATTTTCCATGCACTGATCTAAAAGTGTCAGAAAACCATAATGGATGTGTTCTGTCACAAAAGAATGATGAGGACGTGCCCCCCTCCAAACttgcaggagaaggaggagaagcaaGCCCTCCTTTGTCCACAGAGCACAGCCCGGGAGCCGTGGGCACCGAGGGTCCGTCCAAGGTCCTTGTCCAGGTCCGATCCTTCATGCTCCCCGTGGAGAACACCCAGGATGTAGGCCCCCAGGTCCTCTCAGAGATCTCTGCAGTTAGAGAAGCACAGTTGCCAAGTTGCCACAACGATGAACTTGAAGTGGTTTCTGTTGCAAGCTGTGCTCCCCAGAAAGAGGAAGTTCTGGGCAACGAGAGCACATCACCCAAACACACTCACTGCAAAGAGGAACACGCAGCGAAATCTGGCCCACAAGTTATGCCGCCAGAACCAGAGAAAACTCTGCCTATCCAGGCTCAAAGTCAGGGCGACAGAAGAGCCCTGAAGACTGAATCCAGCCCCGTCAGCTCCTCCGGTGACCGAAATCCTTCAGAAGCTCCTCAAAGTCCACATCGTAATGTTGCGAATGGCCAGGACAGCCCTGCCAGTCTTTTGAACATTTCTGCTAGTAGTGATGATAGTGTATTTGATTCTTCTTCCGATATGgaaaaattcactgaaattaTCAAAAAGATGGACAGCACGGTCTGTGTgcctcagaagaaaaagaagtccaGGGTGCCAAACTCTCCTGCCCCTCACTTTGTCATGCCTCCTATTCACGAGGACAATTTGGAAAAGGTGTTAGATCCCAACGTGTTTACCTttggtttggggaagaaaagggaaaaccagCCAGAAATGTCACCGGCCTTACAGCTGATGCAGAACCTTGACACAAAATCCAAACTGAGGTCCAAACGTACATCCACCGAGCAGAGTATTCTTTTCAAGTCCTTGTACACTCACACTAATGGGAAAGACGAACCTCTGCTGGCTccagaaacaaatgacaaagagaacaaagagattACAAATGGGGGCGTTAAGAGATCTAGGCTAGAAAAAAGTGCACTCTTCTCAAGCATGTTATCTTCTTTACCACACGACAAAatcttttctccctctgtgaCATCAGTCAGTACTATGACCACATCTTTCGGTGCTTCTCAGAACAGTTCTCTTTCTCGGTCTTTGCCGTTGCAGCCCGGGGCCGAGGGTGCCCCGCCCTGCGGTTCAGACAAAGAACAGCCAAGCCTTCCAGCCAACAGCGTAAAGGTCTTCAACTTCAACACCACAAATCCGTCTCCTTTGGGTTTGAAAAGTCCAGGCTACATGGAGAAATACCTGCCAAAAGAGGAAGCCAACGAAGATCTGGGCTCACGAAGCAATCCACACTTGccagaaatgaaattttctgaattttctaaacTGAAGAACAGCGATGATCTGGAAAAAGCTAATCATGTCGAAAGTGTTCTTAAGTCAAACTTgccaaactatggaaatagcGACACAGACTTGATGGGTCTTTTCAAATCTGGCCGGTTTGACCCAAGCGTGTCTTTTTCTGCAATGTCATTATCAGATCCAACCGTAAGTAGCAACATATTACCATTTATTGGGGGTGTTTATgaaatgagaggagagagagatgacaAGCCATTCGTGTTCTTTCAAATGGGTATGCGTGTGAATGAGAGTTTGCTGTTCATTTATCACATTGAAAACCTACTATGTGTAGAAGAGACTGCTAGGGAGGAAGAAGGGTACTTAGATTCTGTCTTCAAGGTTTTAGTAGTGTAGCAGGAAAAATGAGCTACAAATGTTTTAAAGCTAATGAATTTATATGTTGTATTCTGAAAGGTGTAGGTAAGGTACCTTGAGAGTTCAGAGACAGACCAGATGTTCTCTCTTACCTGGTTCTGTGTAAAAATGCTCCGTGTTGTACTTAGAATTTTGAATATTTGTAAAGCtgtttcatttattgaaaaaagccCCCACCAAGAAATCTTCCTAATCCCTTCTCTTGCGGTGTAAGATTCACTCTTTCTTCCCATAAGTAGCAATAGATGATTATCCCGTATAATCCAGGaactaatttctctttatttggaaGTTTCATCAGGGAAACATTTTTTCCTACAAAGGTGTGGAAGCATAAAGGCTTTTGGTCTGCACTGAGTCTTTCCCTCAATGTGATAGAGAGGGCAGCAGAACAGGATTTTGAGGAACAATTATGATTTCTCCATCTTCCTTTACCTGATTTCCAGAAGTTGTTTTCTTTACTGAGTTTTTGGTGCGAATGTGTCTTTCTGTTACCTCACTTAATGCTCCAGTGGAGGGAAGACCATGAATGAGGAAGGCAGAATGTAAGTTCCAGAGGGCGGCTGTGCTAGCCCCAAAACTGGAGCGGACCTCTGTTCCGGCCGCCTCGCACAGCCAGTCAATTCCGATCCTGTGCCcccttcctcattttacagggaGTACGGCACGTTTCTGTTTGCTGCATGGCCTTCGGCTCGAGCCTGTCATAGAATATAATTTTGGAAGCTCTTTCAAAATGTACGGTTGGGTATCCTGTGGAAGTTCAGATCCCTCTTTTCAAAAATTtgcaaactttttggtctcaggacactttcctatttaaaaattgttgaggACACCAAAGAGCTTTTGTCCATATGGGTTCTGCTTATTGGAATTTATTACATTAGAAattaaatcctgccatttgcagcaacgtggtgGAACtgggagggtattatgctgagtgaaataagtcggagagagacagatatgttttcactcatatatagaagttgagaaacttaacagaagaccatgggggaagggaaggggaagaaatagtttcaaacagagagggaggcaaaccttaaatacagactcttaaatacacagaacaacctgagggttgatggggggggggtgcataggggagaggggaaaatgggtgatgagcattgaagagggcacttgttgggatgagcactggatgttgtgtgtggacgatgaatcacaggaatctacccccaaaccaGGAGCACACTGTTTATACTGTATTTTAGCCAAATTGAcgataatattaaaaaaaaaaaaaaagaaaaattaatactaaGAAGAGTTTAAGTCATGAGAACACACAAGCACCTTCTATTAAGGCATCAGAGAAGTTATACCATCACATGTCCTGGACCATCTGGAAAATTCTACCATGCtcttgtgagagaaagagactgaaaaGGAAAATCCCCCCTTCTTAATAAGAAGTGTTCTCATAATATGAGAACACTTTTGACCTCAGTGACTTCCTGAAAGGTTTTTGGGGATCCTTCAAGGGCCTCGGGACCacgctttgagaaccactgctgtaaacaaacaaaattgaatcagCACATAGCGCTCAGAAATCATAAGATTTTTGAGTGTTTCTCTCAAGCGCAAAATTTCCACTGGTCTACTTCCCATTCATTCCagccttattttctctttttaatcattCTTTGATCACTTCTCTTATCTGACAGCAGTCTGGTGAGTCTGACAACAGAATACACAGTTTCCCTCTGGAATCTCTTGAAAAATCACGCCaaatcaagaaaaaaggagaagcagACAAAGTGCTTTATACTTTCTCTAGGtctttttatgattaaaaaattttattttttgtttttccgtAGGTCTTGGGCTTTGTTTATTCTATAACTATTCTGTCTTTATTGTCTtacctgaattttgttttaaatttcaggcTTTGTCTTCAGCTTATCTACTtctaatgtgtatatataaataagtatatgcCGTTTGGATTTCTAATAATGCTCTACTGAGGCCTTCTTGTGGTCTTTGGCATGCTTTCCTGTGCCATGGTGCAAGAGTGATCAGATCAAAGGCAGTCCTTAAAATAAGCATCCTGGTCAGCATTGAAAGTAGttcatgttttataatattttttcatgtgtaattactatttttattatgcatttcTGGTTTTACTGGTCTTGTCAGCTCGTcttgaaaatgattaattttagagtcataaaatatgtattttgtcaTCAAAAAGGGAGGATTCAGTATACTGTGTGTAATATACTTTGTGGTATATACCATAAACCCCCTTTTATGTAGACTAATACTTGTTATGTGATAAGATGTTACTGTGAAAAGACAGTACTTATAGATTTGGATAAGTAAGTATATAAACACTTAAAACTGATGCAGCTTCTTCTAGATACATAATTAATACTTtataatttctcttgagattgtGCAGAGATCATCTGAATTATAATTTCTTAGCTGAATTCTTATTCTGTGGACTAATATAAGGTCTGGCTCTTGGGCCCTGAATTTTCTAAATTGGTAGAAATATTCTACCTGTTTAAATGAGAAATTGAAATGGCACATTCAGTTAGAGGAGAAAAAGATCTCTTAATTTAATAGTGTAGACTCAAAGAGCACTTCAGTACAGCTTTGGCACAGATCAAGGTGCACTGCTTCAAAACTGATAAATTGTGAGGCAAAAATATGATCTTACTTAAAGGATCATGGGTGGAGAAACTCTGAAGACTTTTACACAAAGTttaatttcttgtgtttttgttcaTCTGATTACAGACACTTAGAGGAAGTGTTCCTAATAAAATCAATCCCCGGCCTGGAAAGGTAAGAGGATGTTCCGTTTCTAgcctagattttattttagtctgaTAACGTCCAATCCTGTGCTGCCACTCTCCTTTTCTTATAGGTAGTGATCTACAGGGACCCAGATGTCTCTGAGGAGTGCATTGAAGTTTTCGGTGACATTGAGGATTGTACCTCTTGGAGCCTCTCTCCGGTGGTAATCGTCAAGGTCGTCAGAGGATGGTAAGAAGGGCACTTTGGGTTCCTGACTTAGAGggtttgtgttttacatttttaattacctttttggTCTTCAGTACTCATTTAAAATTATGCCTTTAGCAATGTAAAGGGCAGAAAATACTAGTCTTAGTAGTAAAAGAAATTCATATGTAAGAAATTacggtttttaaatattttttatttattttttatttttacatttatttatttttgagagacagagagagacagagcacaagccggggaggggcagagagaaagggagacgcagaatccgaagcaggctccaggctctgagctgtcagcacagagcccaatgtgggggcttgaactcaccaactgtgagatcatgacctaagctgaaattggacgcttaactgactgagccacccaggtgcccctaagatatTACGGTTTTTAACCACGTTTCTGATTTATAGAGGTGATGCCTTATTTATGTACAGCTTTCTTTTCCCATATATCCTCATTTCACACTGCTGGGACTAATGCACATCAGAGTCCACACTAACACTTCTGGTTTATGAATTTTCAGAGACATTGGTAAGAACTTCAGTAGTCATGTGGGTATAATATTAAATATCCTATAAGAAAAGACATTTTGGatgactaaaatttatttttcaacttttcagcAACAGGTGGTTTTGATTAAAGGAACTggtgaaaaaattatttaccagCTTGATGGCTTCTAGGAAATACACAGGAAGTTGAATtaagaaaaggcatttttaataaatcacttaTCTGGCATAAATACTTATCTTTGGTACCTATCTATAAACTTTTGAAATGTGGTTGGGCTTTAGACAATTGTGGTCTAAAAAACTagttagggtttttgtttgttttctctttgattaAATATGCAACATCTTTCCTGttaggttttaaatattttaatatttttctatatattcaaCGCATTCATTACAAAACTACAATTAGCTGTTGTTCTTAAATTTGACGACTAAAAATACGGCTAAAGACAAATtttctaacaattttatttttaatatgctagtgctttttttcccccaacttttgttggcttctcttttaaaagtataaGCATCTAAGAGCAGCACTGTCCTATATTAAATGAGATTTTCCTTAGTGTTTGGATGTTTGTTGTTTGGAAggggaattttaaaatgctttccatTAACATATATTACTTTATATCAATATACCCATTGATATGGctctaaaatataagtaaaaatccCTCTGAGCAATATCTTCTACATGTATAAGGAGAAAAAAGCATTATAAGAAAAGTCCATTTATCTGATGTAGTACCATTTACAACTGTTCACTAACTGACAATTCTGTAGCACATTAGTGGCTCTACAATGTTCGTATTGACAGTCAAAAGTTCTTTTAGATCCTGATATGGTTTTTCGATTATCAGAGGCTTAATTATGCCCAATAAGTTTAGTTTTAGGGAGAGTTTATACATCTTAACTGCCGGAGAATttccacaaaatatatatataataactggCTGCGGTGtatattgtgagagagagaagagaaggggaggagagggagacaagagcAGGGTGGATGGGGAGAGAGGCTATTAGCTAGAATATTTGAGTTATCAAAACCTCATCAAGTGTAGCTAATAGTTTTGCTGTGTTTTACTCTTAGTTGGATTTTGTATGAGAAACCAAATTTTGAAGGGCACTCCATTCCCTTAGAAGAAGGAGAATTGGAACTCTCTGGTCTCTGGTGTATAGAAGATACTTTGGAAGGAAACGAGGAGGCAGAGTCTGCTAAGCCTGTGGTGATTGGTTCACTCAGACATGTAGTCCAGGTAGGTTATGGGAAAACCAGAATCCACTGATTCAGccaatatctatctatctatctatttatttattttgtttattcatttttgagacatagacgtgagtgggggaggagcagagagagagggagacacagaatccaaagcaggctccaggctctgagctgtcaggacagagacctactcggggctcaaactcacgaaccatgaggtcatgatctcagctaaACCCACCTGAACCGGTTaacagatgtttaaccgactcagcaacccaggcgcccctgattcagcaaatatttattgaatgccaagGATGatacttactttgagagaaaaattCGCTTTATGACATAAGTGAATGGGAAAAACAGTTGATTGGTGCTCCATGGATATATTTTCCATACatttgtacacttgaaatgaattagaaaagaaacattctaattgattagtcttttttttttccatgatgaaTTTGGAAGATTGATTTCTTActcctgtcccccatccccatcTCCAAATGTATTTTACTTAATAACCTGATTTTGATGAATTCTATAtgaataagtttttcttttacttagtgtTTTGGTTGCTGTGtgagttattttttgttattattttttaatgcttatttatttttgagagagagaaagcgtgagtgggggaggagcagagagagagggagacacagaatccgaagcaggctccaggctctgagctgtcagcacagagcccgatgtggggctcgaaccctcaaaccgtgagatcatgacctgagccgaagtcagatgcttaactgagtgagcgacccaggtaccccagttGCTGTGTGAGTTCTGATTACCTTGAGTGGCTTAcaggaattttattttggaaaaataaataatccccaAATAATTCAGTTGATAGTTCAACTCTGGGATTTCATGTGGGTTTAAGAACAGTAGGTACTTAAAGTCACTTTAGGGACTGGGTAAAATGTCTTGGTTCCTTATCTGTTGATGAGGAAGTTGTATCTGTCTGCCTTTGTGGCGGTTGGAATTTGATGattctttacctttaaaaatgtagttaatgGTATCTTCCAAGTGGAAAATTAAAACCCCATGTGTGTAACAGATGGGCATTAGGGTGCAGTAGGGAGATAAGGAATGTTACAAAATGAGAATGAGTAAGAATGAGTAACAGCTTTTGGCAGAGGGAAATATCACTTGTTTCTTAAATCAACATTTCTGAGTGACTTCAATGATCATTGGTATTCTAAGTGATTtatcttttaatagttttaagaATGTAATGtgataaaccttaaaatattgAGGAAccccatttta
This window contains:
- the CRYBG1 gene encoding beta/gamma crystallin domain-containing protein 1; its protein translation is MEKRPGGRRSGRRRRSQKSTDSPGADTAPPDSAGRDDAVFDYEVAPNAATENGSAEKKVKSPRAAPDGGVASAASAESKPSPGSRGQLRGESERGKQPPQASSPTKRRGKSRVPEAAPTSPAGGPRAPAKESLPKRAPAPDPAAKGAAGDNGEEAARVIPRELTVKSSSLLPEIKPEHKRGLLPNHFDGRGEASRSKELGRSAGGSDAESLKPRNHFGVGRSTVTTKVTLPAKPKHVELNLKTPKNPDSLGNEHNPFSQPVHKGNTANKISLFENKRANSSPRHADIRGTRNTPASNKTFVGRAKLNLAKKAKEMEQSEKKVMPSSHQNGMRVKETSAESKVTEEEIVPAAGSPGAGGSEGEPAEGQALGCPLTQGDRADVQTDAGCPSEAVVTALIPVKDHKLLGEDDSKPADSKRLVLKNMTDPAEDIPALLDTKESPLTAGPKPQDTFSDSQPPAESSNGLSLSQPAPKDTCVEATTSNFPCTDLKVSENHNGCVLSQKNDEDVPPSKLAGEGGEASPPLSTEHSPGAVGTEGPSKVLVQVRSFMLPVENTQDVGPQVLSEISAVREAQLPSCHNDELEVVSVASCAPQKEEVLGNESTSPKHTHCKEEHAAKSGPQVMPPEPEKTLPIQAQSQGDRRALKTESSPVSSSGDRNPSEAPQSPHRNVANGQDSPASLLNISASSDDSVFDSSSDMEKFTEIIKKMDSTVCVPQKKKKSRVPNSPAPHFVMPPIHEDNLEKVLDPNVFTFGLGKKRENQPEMSPALQLMQNLDTKSKLRSKRTSTEQSILFKSLYTHTNGKDEPLLAPETNDKENKEITNGGVKRSRLEKSALFSSMLSSLPHDKIFSPSVTSVSTMTTSFGASQNSSLSRSLPLQPGAEGAPPCGSDKEQPSLPANSVKVFNFNTTNPSPLGLKSPGYMEKYLPKEEANEDLGSRSNPHLPEMKFSEFSKLKNSDDLEKANHVESVLKSNLPNYGNSDTDLMGLFKSGRFDPSVSFSAMSLSDPTTLRGSVPNKINPRPGKVVIYRDPDVSEECIEVFGDIEDCTSWSLSPVVIVKVVRGCWILYEKPNFEGHSIPLEEGELELSGLWCIEDTLEGNEEAESAKPVVIGSLRHVVQDYRVSQIDLFTEPEGLGLLNSYFDDTEEMQGFGIMQKTCSIKVHWGTWLIYEDPGFQGVPFILEPGEYPDLSFWDTEEAYIGSMRPLKMGGRKVEFPTDPKVVIYEKPFFEGKCMELETEMCRFMAEAGETEGTTDDSLPFMSVGSMKVLRGIWVAYEKPGFTGHQYLLEEGEYKDWKDWGGYNGELQSLRPILGDFSNAHMIMYSEKNFGSKGSSIDVLGIVANLKETGYGLKTQSINVLSGVWVAYENPDFTGEQYILDKGFYTSFEDWGGKNCKISSVQPIYLDSFTGPRRRNQIQLFSEPQFQGRSLGFEETTSQIDDSFSTKSCRVLGGSWVAYDGENFSGNQYVLEEGHYPCVSAMGCLPEAAFKSLRFIDVEFSEPTIILFEREGFKGKKIELNSEIVNLRSLGFNTQIRSVQVIGGIWVTYEYGNYRGRQFLLSPAEVPNWYEFSGCRQIGSLRPFAQKRIYFRLRNKATGLFMSTNGNLEDLKLLRIQVMEDVGADDQIWIYQEGCIKCRIAEDCCLTIVGSLVTSGSKLGLALDQNVDSQFWSMKSDGRIYSKLKPNLVLDVKGGTQYDQNHIILNTVSKEKLTQVWEAMVL